A region of bacterium DNA encodes the following proteins:
- a CDS encoding DegT/DnrJ/EryC1/StrS family aminotransferase, producing MNVPMLDLPAQFRKIQGEVMPEITRIFETQYFILGPNVKKIEEQMAGLAGMKCGIGASSGTDALLLSLMAINIRPGDEVITTPYTFVATTEAIVRTGGTPVFVDIEKDSFNLDVKQAEAAITPRTRALLPVHLFGLVIDPDAWRAVAQKHKVTLIEDAAQAVGAKRKTWVAGGIGDISAFSFYPTKNLGGAGDGGMVLTRTDELAATVRSDRMHGGHDRYYYDRLGICARLDEIQAAVLAIKFKYLGEWNERRRALATLYNHLLEGAPVTMQAVPADAYHTYHQYVIRAPRRDDLKEYLKTRGIASDIYYPVPLHLQECYGYLGYKQGQFPNAESLALDSLALPINAELSDAQVEFVAKSIQDFYRGVAA from the coding sequence ATGAACGTGCCGATGCTGGATTTGCCGGCGCAGTTCCGCAAAATCCAGGGTGAGGTTATGCCTGAAATCACCCGCATCTTCGAAACCCAGTATTTCATACTTGGGCCGAATGTCAAGAAGATTGAAGAACAGATGGCCGGTTTGGCCGGGATGAAGTGCGGTATCGGAGCGTCCTCCGGCACCGACGCCCTGCTGTTGTCGCTGATGGCGATCAACATCAGGCCCGGCGATGAAGTGATTACCACACCGTATACATTTGTCGCCACGACCGAAGCAATCGTGCGTACGGGCGGCACTCCGGTGTTTGTGGATATCGAAAAGGACAGTTTCAATCTGGACGTCAAGCAGGCCGAGGCGGCCATCACGCCGCGCACCCGCGCACTGCTGCCGGTGCATCTGTTCGGGCTGGTGATCGATCCGGATGCGTGGCGCGCCGTGGCGCAGAAGCACAAGGTGACGCTGATTGAAGACGCGGCGCAGGCTGTCGGCGCGAAGCGCAAGACCTGGGTGGCGGGCGGCATCGGCGACATTTCGGCGTTCTCGTTCTACCCGACGAAGAATCTGGGCGGCGCGGGCGACGGCGGCATGGTGCTGACGCGGACGGACGAACTGGCGGCAACGGTGCGCAGCGACCGCATGCACGGCGGCCATGACCGCTACTACTACGACCGCCTGGGCATCTGCGCGCGTCTGGACGAAATCCAGGCGGCGGTGCTGGCGATCAAGTTCAAGTATCTGGGCGAATGGAATGAACGCCGCCGCGCATTGGCGACACTCTATAATCATCTGCTGGAAGGCGCACCGGTGACGATGCAGGCCGTTCCGGCGGATGCCTATCACACGTATCATCAGTATGTGATCCGTGCACCGCGCCGGGACGATCTGAAGGAGTATCTGAAGACTCGCGGCATTGCCAGCGACATCTATTATCCCGTGCCGCTGCATCTGCAGGAGTGCTACGGTTACCTCGGCTACAAGCAGGGGCAGTTCCCCAATGCCGAAAGTCTGGCACTGGATTCCTTGGCCCTGCCGATCAACGCCGAGCTGTCCGACGCTCAGGTGGAGTTCGTGGCCAAGTCGATTCAGGATTTCTACCGTGGCGTGGCGGCTTAG
- a CDS encoding sugar transferase encodes MPQTNEQSIWVRLFAQIADIVMTVVAFVTAFALRTQLRAAFFFGTAQTLDSYYNSLVVLALIWWFLLDIQKAYTDTQRMRSMHEFKVVFRTATVGTLLFLAVTYALRIETPPRGAMLLFVIIGMALLSLNRIFFRFLREYLRTEGALTKTILIVGSGEKAQRFLASLNEHSEWVVNLVGFVELDKERVGKEIMGARVLGTADDLPRILHEHPIHEVVFAVSTRQLERCTDMLALCEQEGVNAVILSNFFSSLVAQVETEILYDQPVLIYRTTRHKEWQLMVKRAFDIGFSGTMLLILFPILAAIAILIKLDDRGPIFYRWKVAGEAKKKFTGYKFRTMVVNADSIKEKLMEKNEMKGVVFKMTDDPRITRIGKFLRKYSLDELPQFWSVLKGDMAIVGPRPPLEGELQRFESWQRRKLSVKPGLTCLWQVSGRSTITDFDEWVRLDLAYIDNWSLWLDFKILAKTIPVVLSGRGAH; translated from the coding sequence ATGCCTCAGACGAATGAACAGTCCATTTGGGTGCGGCTGTTTGCCCAGATCGCGGATATCGTAATGACCGTGGTGGCGTTTGTCACGGCTTTTGCGTTACGTACTCAGCTTCGGGCGGCATTCTTCTTTGGCACTGCGCAGACTCTCGACAGTTACTACAACAGTCTGGTGGTCCTGGCGCTCATCTGGTGGTTCCTGCTGGATATTCAGAAGGCTTATACCGACACTCAGCGCATGCGCAGCATGCACGAGTTCAAGGTGGTCTTCCGTACGGCGACGGTAGGGACGCTGCTGTTTCTCGCGGTGACGTACGCGCTGCGGATCGAAACTCCGCCGCGCGGCGCGATGCTGTTGTTCGTCATCATCGGCATGGCGCTGCTGAGCCTGAACCGCATTTTCTTCCGCTTTTTGCGGGAGTACCTGCGGACGGAGGGCGCACTGACCAAGACGATTCTGATTGTCGGCTCGGGTGAAAAGGCGCAGAGATTTCTGGCGTCGCTGAACGAGCATTCCGAGTGGGTCGTCAATCTGGTGGGTTTTGTCGAACTGGACAAGGAGCGCGTGGGCAAGGAGATCATGGGGGCGCGGGTGCTGGGAACGGCGGACGATCTGCCGCGTATCCTGCACGAGCATCCGATCCATGAAGTGGTGTTTGCCGTGTCCACGCGGCAGCTTGAACGGTGCACGGATATGCTGGCACTGTGCGAGCAGGAAGGAGTGAACGCGGTGATTCTCTCCAACTTCTTCTCCAGCCTCGTCGCGCAGGTGGAAACGGAAATTCTGTACGATCAGCCGGTGCTGATCTACCGCACGACGCGGCACAAGGAATGGCAGCTTATGGTGAAGCGGGCGTTCGACATCGGCTTCTCCGGAACCATGCTGCTGATTCTGTTCCCGATTCTGGCGGCGATTGCGATTCTGATTAAACTGGATGACCGCGGCCCGATTTTCTACCGCTGGAAGGTCGCGGGAGAGGCCAAGAAGAAATTCACCGGCTACAAGTTCCGCACGATGGTGGTGAACGCGGACTCCATCAAGGAAAAACTGATGGAGAAGAACGAGATGAAGGGCGTCGTCTTCAAAATGACGGACGATCCGCGCATCACCCGCATCGGAAAGTTTTTGCGGAAGTACAGCCTGGACGAGCTGCCGCAGTTCTGGAGCGTGCTGAAGGGCGACATGGCGATTGTGGGGCCGCGTCCGCCGCTGGAAGGCGAATTGCAAAGATTCGAAAGCTGGCAGCGGCGCAAGCTCTCGGTAAAACCGGGGCTGACGTGTTTGTGGCAGGTATCGGGACGGAGTACGATTACGGATTTCGACGAGTGGGTGCGACTGGATCTGGCGTACATCGACAACTGGTCGCTCTGGCTGGATTTCAAAATTCTCGCGAAGACCATTCCCGTCGTGCTGTCCGGCAGAGGGGCGCATTGA
- a CDS encoding SDR family oxidoreductase, whose product MSKDRFLVTGGAGFIGSNLVEELLKRGHDVAVFDNFATGRKVNLQPFMKDIELIEADLRDAAAVRAAMRGRHYVLHQGALPSVSRSVQDPVASNDVNVCGTLNVLLAARDEGVRRVVAASSSSVYGDTPTLPKIEQMPVLPMSPYAVSKLATEKYCAAFYKVYGFEAVALRYFNVFGPRQDPTSQYSAVIPLFITAVLKGKKPTIHGDGLQSRDFTFVANVIDANLRACYTDGVGGEFFNVACGERYTLLDLLHTIGEITGMPAEANHEQGRAGDVRHSLADISKIKTAMGFEPLVKFRQGLEATVAFFSQELS is encoded by the coding sequence ATGAGTAAAGACCGTTTTCTCGTTACCGGCGGCGCCGGGTTTATCGGATCGAATCTTGTCGAAGAACTGCTGAAACGCGGCCACGACGTGGCGGTGTTCGACAATTTCGCCACGGGGCGAAAGGTAAATCTCCAGCCGTTTATGAAGGACATCGAACTGATCGAGGCCGATCTGCGCGATGCGGCGGCGGTGCGCGCGGCCATGCGCGGGCGACACTATGTGCTGCACCAGGGGGCGCTGCCCAGCGTCTCGCGTTCGGTGCAGGACCCGGTGGCGTCCAACGACGTCAACGTGTGCGGCACGCTGAATGTGCTGCTGGCGGCGCGCGATGAAGGCGTGCGGCGCGTCGTGGCGGCGTCGTCGTCATCCGTTTACGGCGACACTCCCACGTTGCCGAAGATCGAGCAGATGCCCGTGCTGCCGATGTCGCCCTATGCGGTGTCCAAGCTGGCGACGGAAAAATATTGCGCGGCATTCTACAAGGTGTACGGATTCGAGGCGGTGGCGCTGAGATACTTTAATGTGTTCGGGCCGCGGCAGGATCCGACGTCGCAATATTCGGCGGTGATTCCGCTGTTTATTACGGCGGTGCTGAAGGGGAAGAAGCCGACCATTCACGGTGACGGATTGCAGTCGCGCGATTTCACCTTCGTCGCCAACGTGATCGACGCCAATTTGCGCGCCTGCTACACGGACGGCGTGGGCGGAGAGTTTTTTAATGTGGCCTGCGGCGAGCGGTACACGCTGCTCGATCTGCTCCACACCATCGGAGAAATCACCGGAATGCCGGCGGAAGCCAATCACGAGCAGGGTCGCGCCGGAGACGTGCGCCACTCCCTTGCCGACATTTCTAAAATAAAAACGGCCATGGGTTTTGAGCCGCTGGTAAAATTCCGCCAGGGACTGGAAGCGACGGTGGCCTTCTTCTCACAGGAGTTATCATGA
- a CDS encoding SDR family NAD(P)-dependent oxidoreductase, producing the protein MRVLVTGGAGFIGSHTVDALLAKGYEVTILDSLEKPVHMKGKPDYIPCAVRFIEGDVRKREDMLKALEGVEAVYHFAAYQDYLPDFSKFFHVNSVGTALIYELIVEHKLPVKKVIVASSQAVAGEGIYQSQRGTVFRPDLRPTAMLERGEWDFSDPDTSDLLQWQPTPESHANPQNQYALSKYSQELMTIAFGKRYGIPSVAMRFSIVQGPRQSFYNNYSGACRIFSLSYFFDRAPLVYEDGMQVRDYVNIHDVVEALLLVLQDSRADYRAFNVGGGVPYTVREFCSIVAKEFGKEELQPRVPGLFRFGDTRHILSDIGGLKSLGWTPRFTPADSVKLYREYLNEQTDIEDIMDFAERNMQSLNVVRAARGAVQQ; encoded by the coding sequence ATGAGAGTTCTGGTTACAGGCGGCGCGGGCTTTATCGGCTCGCATACCGTGGACGCGTTGCTGGCGAAGGGCTACGAGGTAACGATTCTCGACAGCCTCGAAAAGCCGGTGCATATGAAGGGCAAGCCGGATTACATTCCGTGCGCGGTGCGATTCATCGAGGGCGACGTGCGGAAGCGCGAGGATATGCTCAAGGCGCTGGAAGGCGTGGAGGCGGTCTACCATTTTGCCGCTTATCAGGATTACCTGCCGGATTTCAGCAAGTTCTTCCATGTGAATTCGGTGGGAACGGCGTTGATCTACGAGCTGATCGTGGAGCACAAGCTGCCGGTGAAGAAAGTTATCGTGGCGTCGTCGCAGGCGGTGGCGGGCGAAGGGATCTATCAGTCGCAGCGCGGAACGGTGTTCCGTCCGGATCTGCGGCCCACGGCGATGCTGGAACGGGGCGAGTGGGATTTTTCCGATCCGGACACGAGCGACCTGCTGCAATGGCAGCCCACGCCGGAGAGCCACGCCAACCCGCAGAATCAGTATGCGCTGTCCAAGTACTCGCAGGAACTGATGACCATTGCCTTCGGTAAGCGCTACGGGATTCCGTCGGTGGCGATGCGCTTTTCCATCGTGCAGGGACCGCGGCAGAGTTTCTACAACAACTATTCCGGCGCCTGCCGGATTTTCTCCTTGAGTTACTTTTTCGACCGCGCGCCGCTGGTCTATGAAGACGGCATGCAGGTGCGCGACTATGTCAACATTCACGACGTGGTGGAGGCGCTGCTGCTGGTGCTGCAGGACAGCCGCGCGGATTACCGCGCCTTTAACGTGGGCGGCGGCGTGCCGTACACCGTGCGGGAATTCTGTTCGATTGTGGCCAAGGAATTCGGCAAGGAAGAGTTGCAACCGCGAGTACCGGGGCTGTTCCGCTTCGGAGACACGCGCCACATTCTCTCGGACATCGGCGGGCTGAAGTCGCTGGGCTGGACGCCGCGCTTTACTCCGGCGGACTCGGTGAAGCTGTACCGGGAGTACCTGAATGAGCAGACGGACATTGAGGACATCATGGACTTTGCGGAAAGAAATATGCAGTCGCTGAACGTGGTTCGTGCAGCGCGGGGAGCGGTTCAGCAATGA
- a CDS encoding nucleotide sugar dehydrogenase has protein sequence MNIRPMQINNLLQKVADRSLRVGVIGMGYVGLPLAVEFARKGIHVTGIEVIPEKVERLLKGDSYVLDVDSKLLKDCVDKGFLTATTDYSVIKDLDAVSICVPTPLSKTGDPDISFIVNARDAMLEYAHPGLLVVLESTTYPGTTEELMVPAFESRGLKVGEDVFIVFSPERVDPGNPVYHTHNTPKVVGGHTPNCVKAAMAVYGMVIEKPVPVSSTQAAELAKLLENTFRLINIGLVNELAIMCKLLNADVWEVIKAAATKPFGFMPFYPGPGLGGHCIPIDPIYLSWKLKTLKYRARFIEVADDINRGMPEYVVNRAAMALNEHEKAMKGSKVLVLGVAYKKDIDDPRESPSLDVIEELEKRGAKVMYHDPFIASIAINGHMHTSVPLTEDLVKSCDLVVISTDHTDTDYEMVIRRAKLVFDARNATQKFGAFPNVVKL, from the coding sequence ATGAACATTAGGCCTATGCAGATCAACAACTTGCTTCAGAAGGTCGCCGACCGATCACTCCGCGTGGGCGTGATTGGAATGGGATACGTTGGGCTCCCCTTGGCGGTCGAATTTGCCCGTAAGGGCATTCATGTGACCGGAATCGAAGTTATCCCCGAGAAGGTTGAACGGCTGTTGAAGGGGGATTCTTACGTTCTGGATGTTGACTCGAAGCTCCTGAAGGATTGCGTGGACAAGGGTTTCCTGACCGCGACTACCGATTATTCGGTGATCAAGGATCTCGATGCCGTGTCGATTTGCGTCCCGACCCCGCTGTCCAAAACGGGCGATCCGGACATCTCCTTCATTGTCAATGCGCGGGACGCCATGCTGGAATACGCGCATCCGGGTTTGCTGGTGGTGCTGGAAAGCACGACCTATCCGGGGACGACCGAGGAGCTGATGGTTCCTGCCTTTGAATCGCGCGGGTTGAAGGTGGGCGAGGACGTGTTTATCGTTTTCTCGCCGGAACGCGTGGATCCGGGCAATCCGGTGTATCACACGCATAACACTCCGAAAGTGGTCGGCGGTCACACGCCGAATTGCGTGAAGGCGGCCATGGCGGTGTACGGCATGGTGATCGAGAAACCGGTGCCGGTGTCTTCGACGCAGGCGGCGGAACTTGCCAAGTTGCTGGAGAACACGTTCCGCCTGATCAACATCGGCCTCGTGAACGAGCTGGCCATTATGTGCAAGCTGCTCAACGCGGACGTATGGGAAGTGATCAAGGCAGCGGCGACCAAGCCGTTCGGATTCATGCCTTTCTATCCCGGTCCGGGTCTGGGCGGGCATTGCATTCCGATTGACCCGATTTACCTGTCGTGGAAGCTGAAGACTCTGAAATATCGCGCGCGCTTCATCGAAGTGGCGGACGATATCAACCGGGGCATGCCGGAATACGTGGTGAATCGCGCGGCGATGGCCCTGAACGAGCACGAGAAGGCGATGAAGGGCTCGAAGGTGCTGGTGCTGGGCGTGGCCTATAAGAAAGACATTGATGATCCGCGCGAGTCGCCGTCGCTGGACGTGATCGAGGAACTGGAAAAGCGCGGCGCGAAGGTCATGTACCACGACCCGTTTATTGCATCGATCGCCATCAACGGGCACATGCACACGTCGGTGCCGCTCACGGAAGACCTGGTGAAATCGTGCGACCTCGTGGTGATCAGCACGGACCACACCGATACCGATTACGAAATGGTTATCCGCCGGGCGAAGTTGGTGTTTGACGCCCGCAACGCTACTCAAAAGTTCGGGGCCTTCCCGAACGTCGTGAAGTTGTAA
- a CDS encoding decaprenyl-phosphate phosphoribosyltransferase, which translates to MRLLVGVVQLIRPAHWTKNLVLFAAILFSPAKIVLENPDVLLAAAQGFFAFCLLSAGVYAFNDLVDLSADRQHPRKKSRPLPSGKVPVWVAVMVAIVAAGGGVGWAFFVSPNFGWIAAAYLATNIVYTLGAKRLVIVDVMLLSAGFVYRAAGGVAIVGRFVDKIYLSYWLILCAFLLSLFLALAKRRHELAMLGDNAASHRASLADYSLKMIDQMLAALTAATLVSYSLYTISDDTLLHYGTRNLFWTIPFVVYGLFRYLYLIYTRSEGGDPTSLLTHDKATLANVMLWALTAAGIVYLR; encoded by the coding sequence ATGAGATTGCTCGTCGGCGTCGTACAATTGATCAGGCCCGCCCACTGGACGAAAAACCTCGTTCTGTTCGCGGCGATCCTGTTCTCACCGGCCAAGATCGTTCTTGAGAACCCCGATGTGCTGCTGGCGGCGGCTCAGGGGTTCTTTGCCTTTTGCCTTCTGTCGGCGGGCGTTTATGCGTTCAATGATCTGGTAGATTTGTCTGCGGATCGTCAGCATCCGCGGAAGAAGAGCCGGCCGCTGCCGTCCGGGAAAGTTCCGGTGTGGGTGGCTGTGATGGTGGCGATTGTGGCGGCGGGCGGCGGAGTCGGGTGGGCGTTTTTCGTCAGTCCGAATTTCGGCTGGATTGCCGCCGCGTATCTGGCAACCAATATCGTCTATACGCTGGGCGCCAAGCGCCTGGTGATTGTGGACGTGATGCTGCTCTCGGCGGGGTTTGTGTACCGCGCGGCGGGCGGCGTGGCGATTGTCGGACGGTTTGTCGATAAGATCTACCTTTCGTACTGGCTGATTCTGTGCGCTTTTCTGCTGTCGCTGTTTCTGGCATTGGCCAAGCGGCGGCACGAACTGGCGATGCTGGGAGACAACGCGGCCTCCCACCGTGCGAGCCTGGCGGACTACAGCTTGAAGATGATTGACCAGATGCTGGCGGCGCTGACGGCCGCTACTCTGGTTTCCTACAGTTTGTACACCATTTCCGACGATACCCTTCTTCACTACGGCACACGCAACCTCTTCTGGACTATACCCTTTGTTGTCTATGGTCTCTTTCGCTATTTGTATTTGATCTACACCCGCAGCGAGGGCGGCGACCCGACCAGCCTGTTGACGCACGATAAGGCGACGCTGGCGAATGTTATGCTGTGGGCACTTACGGCTGCAGGCATCGTATACCTGAGATGA
- a CDS encoding nucleotidyltransferase family protein, with translation MKAIVLAAGVGSRLGVLTQKTPKCLLPVGCKPLLDYWFDSLSRAGVDDVLINLHHHADQVREHLAARDLTLHVETLFEPVLLGSAGTIRRAWDFVAGEESFFIVYADNFSRVDLSRLLAFHRAKQNPLLTLVAYPTDEPRRCGILELDGDGRVLSFEEKPTEPRSNFANSGIHVASAGLLEYLPETTPADLGFHVLPRLVGRMFGYVTDEYIQDIGTMETYERVQRLLADGTR, from the coding sequence GTGAAAGCGATTGTTCTGGCGGCGGGAGTGGGCAGCCGGTTGGGCGTGCTTACGCAAAAGACTCCCAAGTGTCTGTTGCCGGTGGGCTGCAAACCGCTGCTCGATTATTGGTTTGACTCGCTGTCTCGCGCGGGCGTGGATGACGTGCTGATTAATCTGCATCATCACGCGGACCAGGTGCGGGAGCATCTGGCGGCGCGGGACCTTACGCTGCACGTGGAGACGCTGTTCGAGCCGGTGCTGCTGGGCAGCGCGGGGACGATCCGGCGAGCGTGGGATTTTGTGGCGGGAGAAGAGTCCTTCTTCATCGTCTATGCGGACAATTTCTCGCGCGTGGATTTGAGCAGGCTGCTGGCCTTTCACCGCGCGAAGCAGAATCCGCTGTTGACGCTGGTGGCCTATCCGACGGACGAGCCGCGGCGCTGCGGGATTCTGGAATTGGACGGGGACGGCCGGGTGCTCTCCTTTGAGGAGAAACCCACCGAGCCACGAAGCAACTTTGCCAACTCGGGCATTCATGTGGCAAGCGCGGGACTTCTCGAGTATTTGCCGGAGACGACGCCGGCAGACTTGGGGTTCCACGTGTTGCCACGGCTTGTGGGCCGGATGTTCGGGTATGTCACGGACGAGTATATTCAGGATATCGGTACCATGGAAACGTATGAACGTGTTCAACGGCTTTTGGCCGATGGGACAAGGTAA
- a CDS encoding NAD-dependent epimerase/dehydratase family protein, whose protein sequence is MRILVTGGAGFIGSNVADGFIAQGHDVAILDNLITGLRENIPTAARFYEVDIRDAEGLRRVFDEFHPEVIVHHAAQMDVRRSLIDPVFDGDTNILGSLKLILEAVRTGVKRFVYVSTGGAVYGEPKELPVPETHSINPECAYGISKHTVEHYLELYRILSGLTYVVLRYPNVYGPRQNPHGEAGVNAIFIGLMLEGKTPMIFGDGDAVRDYVFVSDVVDANIRALSKGDNQIFNIGSGIGTSVNQIYEKLQEILDFDKPAIHAPARPGEIQKVYLDARKAEKVLGWKPTVSFDEGLRRTVEWSRKRAMVRA, encoded by the coding sequence ATGAGAATTCTTGTGACGGGCGGCGCGGGGTTTATCGGCTCGAATGTGGCGGATGGATTCATTGCCCAGGGCCATGATGTGGCAATTCTGGATAATCTGATTACCGGTTTGCGGGAGAACATTCCCACGGCGGCGCGTTTCTATGAAGTGGATATTCGCGACGCGGAGGGGCTGCGGCGGGTGTTCGACGAGTTTCATCCCGAAGTGATCGTGCACCATGCGGCGCAGATGGACGTGCGGCGCTCGCTGATCGATCCGGTGTTCGACGGCGATACGAATATTCTGGGGTCGCTGAAGCTGATTCTGGAAGCGGTGCGGACGGGAGTCAAGCGTTTTGTGTATGTCTCCACGGGCGGCGCGGTGTATGGCGAGCCGAAGGAATTGCCGGTGCCGGAAACGCACTCGATCAATCCGGAATGCGCATACGGAATTTCCAAGCACACGGTAGAGCATTATCTGGAACTATACCGCATTCTGAGCGGTCTGACCTACGTGGTGCTGCGCTATCCGAACGTGTACGGGCCGCGGCAGAATCCGCACGGAGAAGCGGGAGTGAACGCGATCTTCATCGGGCTGATGCTGGAAGGCAAGACGCCGATGATTTTCGGCGACGGCGACGCGGTGCGGGATTATGTGTTCGTGTCCGACGTGGTGGATGCGAATATCCGCGCCCTGTCCAAGGGTGACAATCAAATTTTTAATATCGGCTCGGGGATCGGAACCTCGGTGAACCAGATTTACGAGAAGTTGCAGGAGATTCTGGACTTCGACAAACCCGCGATTCATGCGCCGGCGCGCCCGGGCGAGATTCAGAAGGTTTATCTGGATGCGCGCAAGGCCGAAAAGGTCCTCGGATGGAAGCCGACGGTTTCCTTCGATGAAGGCTTGCGGCGCACCGTGGAATGGTCACGCAAACGGGCGATGGTCCGCGCGTGA
- a CDS encoding PorV/PorQ family protein produces MSRIRLASIITVCLLLVATRASAQNFGAPWLRMGVGARGMAMGTAQTAVAMDATAAYWNPALLVSLREYEASLMYTAGMKAERQYNYLSGTWNAQKIGAFSLSWMNAGITDIMGRDINRVPTGNFDVSQNAFQLSYGHWFGKGVGAGISGKYVQENLADNNGYGVDAGLIVKPYDELQFGAMVRDVTGKIGKDQTPYEGRLGIGVFPWQNVTIDLDLIKVKDMDATAAIGAAYHVQATEQADFYVAAGLNDLARDTRGFTAGFGVGYRYFNVQYAFVTEPQKWLQENHRLSVNFFFGKPNPLPSMLGSLRRHRDAYGEFPREITHRYIFEGNPTIRVQLELLRPAQRDSISQSWKSTGGVVTFPGINFAIGSAQITPEFSRVLQGVAQLIYEHPEIQLLEIQGHTDITGSDAVNIPLSKKRANAVRQFLIAQGIDGGKLVARGYGSKYPIASNSTENGRYQNRRIDIVRLK; encoded by the coding sequence ATGTCCCGCATCAGATTGGCAAGCATCATCACGGTGTGTCTATTGCTTGTGGCGACGAGGGCGTCTGCGCAGAATTTTGGCGCGCCCTGGCTGCGCATGGGCGTGGGTGCGCGGGGCATGGCAATGGGCACGGCGCAGACAGCGGTCGCAATGGATGCCACGGCGGCATACTGGAATCCGGCGCTGCTGGTGTCCCTGCGGGAGTACGAGGCATCTTTAATGTATACGGCGGGGATGAAGGCCGAGCGTCAGTACAATTACCTGAGCGGAACGTGGAACGCGCAGAAGATCGGCGCCTTCAGCCTGTCTTGGATGAATGCAGGCATTACCGACATCATGGGCCGCGACATCAATAGAGTGCCGACTGGGAATTTCGATGTTTCACAGAACGCCTTTCAACTGAGTTACGGCCACTGGTTCGGCAAGGGTGTGGGCGCGGGAATCAGTGGCAAATATGTGCAGGAGAATCTGGCGGACAACAACGGCTACGGCGTGGATGCCGGGTTGATTGTCAAGCCCTACGATGAATTGCAGTTCGGCGCGATGGTCAGGGATGTCACCGGAAAGATCGGCAAGGACCAGACGCCCTATGAAGGCCGGCTGGGAATCGGCGTGTTCCCCTGGCAGAATGTGACGATTGATCTGGACCTGATCAAGGTAAAGGATATGGACGCCACGGCGGCCATCGGTGCGGCCTACCATGTTCAGGCGACGGAGCAGGCTGATTTCTACGTGGCGGCAGGACTGAATGATCTGGCGCGGGACACCCGGGGGTTCACGGCGGGCTTTGGGGTCGGGTACCGCTACTTCAATGTGCAGTATGCCTTTGTAACCGAGCCTCAGAAGTGGCTGCAGGAGAATCATCGTCTGTCGGTCAACTTCTTCTTTGGCAAGCCCAATCCTCTACCCAGCATGCTGGGCTCTTTGCGGCGGCACCGGGATGCGTATGGGGAGTTCCCACGGGAGATTACTCACCGCTACATTTTCGAGGGCAACCCGACTATCCGGGTGCAGCTCGAACTACTGCGCCCGGCGCAGAGGGATTCCATCAGTCAGAGTTGGAAGAGTACAGGCGGGGTGGTGACCTTCCCCGGAATCAATTTTGCCATAGGTTCAGCGCAGATTACGCCGGAGTTTTCGCGGGTGTTGCAAGGGGTGGCTCAGCTTATCTACGAGCACCCTGAAATCCAGCTTCTCGAAATCCAAGGACATACGGACATCACCGGCTCCGACGCGGTGAATATTCCGCTGTCGAAGAAGCGTGCGAACGCCGTGCGGCAGTTCCTGATTGCCCAGGGCATAGACGGCGGAAAGCTCGTTGCGCGGGGGTATGGCTCCAAATATCCGATCGCGTCGAATTCCACAGAAAATGGACGATATCAGAACCGGCGTATTGACATTGTGCGCCTAAAATAA